The sequence CTTTTCAAAATCAACCTTGTTTGTCTTGTAAGGTTCAAATTTTTTCCCTTTAACGGGAAGAGCATCAATATCAATCATCAGCGGATTCCCGGCAAATGCAGAATAAGAAGAATATGGTGAATCTCCATATCCTGTATGTCCCAAAGGTAATATTTGCCAAAAAGTTTGCTTGGTTTCAGAAAGAAAATCAACAAACTTGTATGCTTCTTCTCCCAAAGTTCCGATTCCGTATTTTCCGGGCAAAGAAGTTATGTGCAATAAAATACCGCTCTTACGTTCTTTCACTTTTAAATTCTATTATATATCTTCTAATTTTTTTAACCACTTATTAAATCGGGGTGCTTTTTTTCTTATTGCTTTTAATCCTATTTCATTTGCAATCATGCTGCCAAATACAACTTTATTATATCCTGCTATTATCTTTTCTAACCTTTTAGAAGGGGCAGTGTCATTTCCGTCATTTATATCTTCCGGATTTGAAAACATATCCAATGTTTCTGTTAAATATTTGTAATCAGAAAACTCTTTTTTCTCAAAACTTCTGTCAAATACTTCTTTATTACAAAAAAGTAATCCCTCAAATTCATGAAGTTGAATGTATGGTATAAATCTATAATTAATTAAATTTTCAACGGATTTTTTCATTTCAGCTTCAATCTTTGTTAACCGAAGTTCT comes from Bacteroidales bacterium and encodes:
- a CDS encoding DUF4276 family protein; this translates as TYLKQEPNVFVTLLIDYYGINAKHEFPFWVEANKIPDKELRLTKIEAEMKKSVENLINYRFIPYIQLHEFEGLLFCNKEVFDRSFEKKEFSDYKYLTETLDMFSNPEDINDGNDTAPSKRLEKIIAGYNKVVFGSMIANEIGLKAIRKKAPRFNKWLKKLEDI